A window of Streptomyces sp. NBC_01241 genomic DNA:
GGCGAGGATGTGGGTGGTGATGTTGGCCCAGTTGCGGAAGCTGCCGTGGGCGGCCTGCTTGTCGATCGCGTCGATCAACACGGTGTCCACGTTCGCCCAGACGGGGTGGAAGGCGGGGATCGTCTCCCTCACTTCGTCCTTGGACATCCGGGTGAACTCCTGCCAGATGAAGATCCGGGAGGCCAGCATCGGCTCACGGCGCAGGACCTTGTAGCAGCCGTCGCCCCCGGCGAAGATCACCGCGATGTTGGTGCGTTTGTCGTCCCACAGATGGCGCCAGAACTCGAACCCGGTCTTCTTCATCCACTGCGCCTCGTCACAGACCAGGACCCGGAACTCCTCGGCGAGCGCCTCCTTGAGGAGGGTGTCGAACTCGATCGGGCGGGCCGGCGGCTCACCCGGCAGCCCCAGCGCCTGGAAGAGACCGTGGCGGATGTCCCGGGGAGTCGGTCCGGCCCGCAGCTCCAGGCGATGGGTGATGTCCGGGGCGAGATGCCGCAGTGCTGAGTTCACCGACATCGTCTTGCCGGATCCGGCCGGCCCGTAGACGCACATCATGGCTTTCGCCTCGATGACGGCCTCGATGTTGTCCCGCGTGGTCAGCAGCGTGTCGGTGCCGACCAACTGCCCCTGCTCCAGGCCCAGGAAGTGGTCTTCGCTCTCGTCGGGCAGCAGCCCGTAGTCCAGATCAGCGATCATCAGCCTTGGTCCTCATCAGGAGTAGGTGTGCGCGGGGGCTTCGGGCGGGCCCAGGTATCGGGCGCGGGGCCGTGCGGAACGAGACCGGGGCGGGCCAGCGCGCGGCGGTCCGTCTGCGCTGCTGCGCCCAGTTCCTCTTCGGCCTGCGCGGAGGTCGGGGAGGTGAGAGGCCTGGGCGGGGCGGCGGTGGTGGAGGCTTCGAAGCGCTGGCGGCGCAGTTTCTCCGCGGCCTTCAGATCGGCCTTGAGCCGCCGGGCGGCCGCGGTCCGTGCTGCCTGGACGGAGCGGATCTGCTCCCGGCTCGCCGCAGCGGCCAGGAACGCCGATCCGAGGTGGCGGCCGGTCGTGGCGTCGAAGACTTCGATGGTGTCGTCGTGATGGGGCAGGTGCCGTACCGAGACCTTGGTGCCGGTACGGCCGTTCATCCAGGGGCGAGGTAGTCCCGGCGGCGCCACCGCACCCCGCTGGTGCTGATCGTGTACGTACGGCCGTCGTCCTCCAGGGCGAACGTCGCCAGCTGCCCTGGGGACACATCCGTGAGCGGTGTCGCGTCGGCCTGCCACGCCTCGACTGGCGTCTTGCCGTTCAACGCGGACGGGTGGTGGCGGGTGTTCCACCAGGTCACCCAGTCCAGCAGCAGCCCCACGAACGCCTCATACGTCAGAGGCGGGGCGTCGGGGTCGGCGAGCCGGCCACCGGTGAGTTTCTGACGGCCGGTGTAGCGGGGGAGGGAGACGAGGAACATCTCCTCCACCGCGTCGTTCAACGCCTCGATCGAGCCCTTCAAGTGCGGGGTATAGGCAGGCAGATCGGTCACGGGAACGGCGAGCGCACCCATCGCCGCGGTGACCGTCGCACACAGGAACTCCTTGCCGCGATCGACCCGGATCTGACCCGGCAGCCCGCCCACCGGACCGAACGGCTCGCTGCGGGTGATCGCGATCCGCAGGGACGCCAGCACCGCGTCCCGGCTCGGAGCGTGCGCGGTGACCGCGGCCCCGGTGATCGCCTTGGTGACGCAGTCGATGAACCAGGTCACCCACGGTGTGGCCAGCTCGCCTTCTACATCGACTTCGACAGGCACGTGCTTGTGGTCGCCCTCCCACACCGCATTGCGGTGCGTCGGCGGGCGCTGCCCGAACACGTCGTGAGCACGGCGGGCGGCTTCCCCGCTCTTCAGCCCGGCCCGCTCGCCGCGGGTCAGGTCCCGGCGGATCGCCCGGTGCAACGTGGAGAGCGAGGGCACCGCGGGAGCGTTCGGATCGTCGGCCGCCCGCTGTACCAGCTCGGCGTGGACTCGGGAGGCGTTACCGCCCCACAGCGCCAGCAGCCGCCGGACTTCCGTGGTGACCGTGAAATGGGGCGCCTCCACCCGTGCGAGGCGGTGATCCTCGCGGGCAGCGGCCAGCCACCGCCACACTGTCCGCTCCGACTTCCCCAACGCCTTTGCCACCAGGCGCACATGCGCGGCGCTCAGCTCACCGCGGCTGTCGAGGTCCAGCAGTCGGGGCATTGCCGCCGCCCGGCCCGACGCTGGCGGGAACACGGCCACCGGACCGCTTTCGCGATCACCATCACGCCTTCCCTGCATCATGGCCCTTCCCACGAGAACCGGACGGCATGAACTGCCCTCCAGGCCCCAGGTATCGCAGCCCTTCGGCACCCTACTGACGTGAATCGGCATAAGACTGACAGCAGCCATGGTCATCCGGTACAGATGTGCCTCCACGTGGCGCCCAGCATGGTTGATCTGGTGCTCTGCACGGACGCCGACGCCCGCGTCTTGTGGCCGGGGTGCGTATCCGGTGTCACTGACCCAGGTACGGGGCGTGCTGCTCGGACGGTTCGGCCGGGTGCAGGCACGTCTATGGGCACGTGGTCATGTGTGGGTACGTGCGGGGGAGCGGCGGGTGCGGTGGCGTCGGGTGGTGAGGCTGTTGATGTCTGTGGTGGCCGCGGTCAGGGCGTCCAGCCTCTCACCCCGTCCAACTGACCGCCGTCCGAGGGATGAAAAGTCATACCGGACAAGGAGATGAGCTGTCCGCACACAAGGAGATCAACTCTCCGCTCACCCGGACGTCCCACTCTCCGTGGACAGCGACTTCGACGCCTACTGGCGCTACCACCAGCAACGCGATCACCTACGGTTCACACCATCCGCTACCGCGACATACTCGCCCTCGCCGCATGACCAACAGCCCGGGAACAAGGACTGCCCGCGGCGTTAGGGTTTCCGGGACAGGCCATACGGCACGCTGCACCCCTGGGGACGAAACAGTATGGGACACGGAGCGCGGAAGCAGCTGGCGGAGCTGCTCGGCGACGCACAGCGGCGCGGGGACTTCAGCACCCGTATCGAGATGTCGGCCCGCGCGCTGAGCATCGAGGTCGACGGGGTGGGGGAACTGCCGCTGCCGCTGCGTGCCCCGGTCACCAAGAAACTGATCGCGCAGGCCCGGCAGGCATCCTTCGGCCGCGGCGAGCAGACCCTGTCCGACACCAGCGTCCGCGACACCTGGGAGATCACCCCGGACCGCATCACGCTCGGCGGCACCGACTGGGACCGCACCCTGGACGGCGTCCTCGACGGTGTCCGCACCGCGCTCGGTCTGCCGCCCACCGTCGTCCTACGTGCCGAGCCGCACGCACTGCTCGTCTACGGCAAGGGCCAGTTCTTCCTGCCGCACCAGGACTCCGAGAAGGACGACTCCATGGTGGGCACCCTGGTCGTCTCGCTGCCCTCGCACCACACCGGCGGCGAACTCGTCGTCTCGCACGCCGGCCGCAGCGTCGTCCATCAGGCGTCCCGGGAGAAGCTGACCTTCGCCGCCTTCTACGCGGACTGCCTGCACGAGGTCAAGCCCGTCAAGTCCGGCTACCGCGTCACCCTCACCATGAACCTCCTCGCCGAACGCATCCGCCCGGCTGGCGAGGACGACGGGGACTCGGTCGCCGATCTGGCCCACTGCCTGACCGAACACTTCACCGAGCCGGCCGAAGAGCGCTACGCCTACGGCCGCCAGAAGGCCGCGCCCCCGAACCGCCTCGTGTACCTCCTCGACCATGAGTACACCCAGCGCGGCCTGGACTGGGACCGCCTCAAGGGAGCCGACGCCACCCGCACCGCCCTGCTCCGCCAGGCCGCCGCAGAGACGGACTGCGAAGCGGTCCTCGCGTTGGCCGAGGTGAAGGAGACCTGGGACGCGCATGCGCCGTACGACCGCTACGACTACTACGGCGAGGTCGAGCACTACGGCGACTGCGAGGACGAGGAGTGCGAGGGTGAATGTCTCCTGGACCCCGACGGGGAACCCGGTGCCGAGCGCAGCCGCAGCGGCGACTTCTCCAGCTACGAACTGAACGAGCTGATCGACGACGAGATCACGCTAAGCTGGTGGACCCGCCCGGACGGCACCGGCGGCGAGCAGATCAACCTGCCCGTCGCGTACGCCGAGGTGTGCGCCACCACCGAGAACAAGGACCTGACGCCCTACCAGTCCGAGTACGAGGGCTACATGGGCAACTACGGCAACACCCTCGACCGCTGGTACCGGCGGGCCGCCGTGGTCCTGTGGCCCCGGCAGCGCTCGTTCACGGCCCGCGCCGAGGCCGGCTCCGAGGGCGCACTGCGGGAACTTCAGGGCCACCTGGATGCCGGGGACCTCGACCGGGCGCGCACGCTCGCCCAGTCGCTCGCCCCGTTCTGGAAGCACCACGGTTCGGGCGAGGCGGCCGCGGCGCTCTTCGCCGCCGCCCTGCCCGTCGCGGTGGGACTGCGGGAAGCGGACACTGCCACGATGCTCCTCGCGCCTTTTGGAGTGGAGGCCTTGGGTTAGCGGCACGCCCCGGGTCTCGCGGCAGCGGCCGCGCGGTACGGACGGACGTGGGCCCGCGGGGCCGTCAGCAGCTGGTTCGGCACGGTTGGCGCGTACACCGGGGCCGGCCGCGCGGCGTGGCTCGAATCGCTGCCCGGCCTGTGCACCGCGCTGCGGGCCGTCGACGGCGATGGGGACGCGATGGCCTCGCCGCTGGCCGAGGGTGCCTGGCAAGCAGTCGAGCAGCAGCTCACCAGCTGGCTCGGCGTAGGCCGCGAGACGGAGCGCCGCACAGGCATGGAGGGGCTCGGCGCATCACTGGCCCGCGTCCTGCAGGCGGCAGGGCCCGAGACCGCCGACACCATCGCCGCCACGCTGCGCGGCCTGCCGGACACCGCCCTGGAATGCCTGCTCCCCGCCCTGCGCACCGCGGCCCGCCAGCCGACGACCATACGCGACGGCGCACCCGCCGCCCGCGCCTTCCAGACCCTCGCCGACCACTGCGAGGACCGGCTCGCCGCGGCCCTCACCCGCCCCGTACGCGCGGCCGACGACTGGTCCCTCACCCCGGCCGGGACATGCCGGACTGGCTGCGGACTCTGCCCCGACTTGGACGCCTTCCTCACCTCCCGTACCCGCCACGTCATGGAGTGGCCGCTCGCGAAGGACGGACGCCGCCACCTCCACAGCCGCATCGACCAGGCCGGCCTGCCCGTCTCCCACACCACCCGGCGCCAGGGACGCCCCTACGTTCTGGTCCTGACCAAGACGGACGCCGTCTTCACCCGTGAACAGGCGACCCGTACCCGCGCCGAGACCGACCTGGCGTGGCTGCGGGACAAATGGCCCCGGGCGTGCGGCTGAGAGGTGACACATCCGTACCTCTCCCCGACAGCGATGACGAGAAGAGCGAAGGGCGCGGGCAATGCCGTTGCTTGAATGGCTAAACCAGTTTGGGTACGAGGGTGATGGCCTTCGGCTGGACGCGGCGGGTCGGTTTGAGCCTCCCTGGCCCTGCCCTGCCCCGCTGCCCGTCCGGCGCCGCTTACGGCCAGCGCATTTCGATCTCGGACAGTTGCTGCACCCGCTCCGGCGGCAGCGTGGCGGCCCTGCTGCGCTGGTTGCTGATCCACGATCCCAGCTTGAGGTCTCGTTCCTCCTGGTTCTCGCGGCCGTCGCCGGTGACGATCCGTTCGACGTGTCCCCTGGGCACCCGAAGGTGCCCCTCTCGTTCGTAGTACTGGCGGGCGCGACGGTTCTGAAACTCATCGACGAGCACCAGGACCGCTTCGGGGCCGAGCCCGTACTCCGGGAACTGCACATCCCCGCCTCCACCTACTACCGGTGGCGCCGCACCGGGCACGAGCCGTGCGAACGGCACCGCCGGGACGCGGAACTCACCGAGCGGATCCGGGAGATCCACACCGACTCCGGGGGCATCTACGGCTCCCCGCGCGTGCACGCCGTACTCAAACGCGAGGGCACCGCGACCGGCCGCAAACGGATCGAGCGCCTGATGCGCGAGGCCGGCCTCCACGGAATCAGCCCCCGCCCACGCGGCAAAGGCTTCACCCGTCGCGACCCGGCCGCCACTCTCGCCCCCGACCTCGTGGACAGGAACTTCACCGCACCCGCACCGAACCGGCTGTGGGTCACCGACCTCACCATGATCACCACCGATGAGGGGCCCCTGTGGCTCTCCGCGATCCGGGACGCCTTCTCCCGCCGCGTGGTGGCCTGGGAGACCTCCGCCCGAGCGGACGCCGACCTGGTCCTCTCCTCGCTGGAGTACGCCCTCGCCAGCCGGGAAGTCGAGCCCGGCAAGCTCATTCATCACGCCGACCACGGCTGTTAATACACATCCATCAAGCTCACAACACGCCTGCTGCGGGCGGGAATCGAGGCATCAATGGGCTCGGTGGGCGACAGCTACGACAACGACCTCGCCGAGAATCTGTGGATGCTCATCAAGACCGAGTGCGTCCGCGGCCGCGTCTTCGAAACGAGGGCCGAGGCGAACCTCGCACTCTTCGAGTACATCGACGGCTTCTACAACAGCCGGCGCATCCAGAAACGCCTCGGCTACCTCAGCCCCATCGAGTTCGAAGAGAAGCATTACGCCAACCAGGCGACGACCGAACAAGCGAACGTCAAACCCCGCCAACCCGCCCTGAACAGCTAATCAGCACCTCCCGCACAGCGGGGGAACCTCAGACCGGGAGCCCTTCTGCCTGGCGCTGTTCGAGGTCCTGGGCGCGCCGGGCGGCGGCGCGGGCGTTCTTCAGCCAGATGCCGACTTTGTACCCCTGGTGGGCGGCGTCGAGCGGGGCCAGGAGGTGGCCGTGTTCGGCCGCCCATCCACGGGCGGCGGACAGGCCCTCCTCCCACGCGACGTCGAAGTGGGACCAGATCATGCCGAGCTTCTCCAGCTGCGCGATGCGGTCCTCGTCCATGTCCCCGCGGGCGTAGAAACGCCGGCAGTCGGCGGTCCACTGCCCCAGCGGGAAGTTCGCGAGCGAGGCCGGCCAGCCGACCCCCTCGGCTTCCTCGCCCTTCGATACGCGGTAGGTGAACGGGACGCGCAGGTCGCCGTGTTCGCGGGCGTAGATGACGGCGGCCTCCACGCCGCGTCGCCAGTGCTCGTGTTCGGGGTTGAGGACCCGCAGGTTGATGAACGCCGTGAGGGCGGCCGGGTCGCGGGGCGTGGAGAACTTCAGCAGCGCCTTGGCGGGGGCACTGACGCCACCGGAGCCCTCGCCGATCCCACCCGTGCTTTTTCCGCTCTCGTCCCTTTCCACGGGCTTGTAGCGGCTCGGGGCCTGCTGCTCCGCGAGGGTCTCCACGATCCTCGCGTCGTGTGCCCGCAGCGCCTCCAGGAGCTTGGCGAGCCCGCCGAACGCGCGGGATGTGAGCATGTTGTCCGGCGTCTCGCCGGGTCCGAGCAGCACCGGAACCACGAGCGAGGCCATCTTGCCCTCGCCCGGCTGCATCCGCAGCGCCCGGCCCACTGCCTGGACGAGGTCCGGCATGACGGTGAGGCAGCGTGAGTTCATGACCTGGGGTGCCTCAGTTTGAGCGAGACGGGGATGGGTTGGCTGTCTCGCTCAATCCGAGGTGTCGCGCTTTCGGGAGGACAGGCTGAGCTGAAGGCTGAAGGATCTTTCGTTCAGTCTGGATGGGCGGCGATCAACCCCACTGTCAACGGGCGGTGTTCTCTGCGTGAGTGTCCGAGGCCATCTGCATAGGGGCAGCGGCGACCAGCAGTGCGGCGAACACGATGGGAGCGGCTGTCTGGTACCCCATCCAGACTTCACCCCCGGCGCTGCTGCCCCGCCATGCCATCAGGAGGCCAGCCAGGGCCGCCAACACCCAGCCGCTGTCGTAGGCAATCATGAGCTGCGTGTAAGTGCGCATCGACCGGCTGCGCGTGTATTTGATCTCGATGCCGCCGCCGATCAGCAGGGCCACGCCTGAGACAGCCATCAGCCAAGCTGGCGTGCCGAGTAACCGGCCGAACGGGGCAGCGCCGGCGATGCAGACAGTGCCGAGCAGCACCTTGAAGGCGCCATCGGCGATGGCCCCCACCGTCTGGCGGGTCACCCGCGATGCCATGACCTGGGCCATGAGCGTCCTCCTTGAAGCTCGTCCCGATTGGTTTCGTAACGAGATTACGGCAATAATCAAACTATGAGAATGACGAGAGCGGAGGCCAAGGAACGCAACCGCCGGGCCTTGCTGGACGCTGCGTTCCAGGTCGTTTCCCGGGACGGGTACCGGGCCAAGCTTGAGGAGATCGCCGAACGCGCCGACCTGACCACCGGCGCCATCTACTCACTGTTCGGGAGCAAGAACGGCCTGGTGGTCGCCCTGGTCGCCGACTACCTGCGGCCGTACTACGAAGAGATCGAGCAGGCCGTTCCCGCTGGACTTGATCTGCTGGAAGCGGTCGACGCCTTCGCCCGGTACTATCGGCGCAGTTGTGACGCTCCGGACGCGTTGTCTCGCCTGTCGCTCCAGATCACCTTGCTGGACATGGCCCTGCATGACCCAGACCTGGGGTCCCAGCTCGCCACGTCCATCCGGTCGCAGGAGAACCATCTGATTGCGCAGTTCACCGGAAGGCCGCACAACGGAAGCACCGTGACGTCGCAACAGGCACAACGCCTGACCACCGCGCTCAGGGCACTGTTCGTCGGCCTCAGCCAGGGCGTCCCCCTCGGTCTCGCCCCTGGTGCCGACGAGCAATACTTCGCCGACACTGCCCGCGCTCTGGCATCCGAGATGTCCCTCATCGATCACGACGCGGACGCTTCGGGGTCTGTACAGCGAACGGTGGGACTCGGTTGATTGTTTCTACCGGCGTCCGGCAGTGAGCCGGCCGTCGAAGGTGATGTCGAAGGCTTGGAGTGCGGCTTTCCAGCGCATGGTCCAGCGCTTGCTTCCGGTGCCCTTGGGGTCCAGGCTCATCACCGCGAGGTAGACGCACTTGAGCGCGGCCTGTTCAGTGGGGAAGTGCCCGCGGGCCCTCACGGCCTTGCGGATACGGGCGTTGACGGACTCGATTGCGTTGGTGGTGCACACGATTTTCCGGATCTCAATATCGGACTGGAGGAAGGGGACGAACTCCGCCCAGGCGCTTTCCCACAGCCGCACGATCGCCGGGTATTTCCTTCCCCAGGCCTCATTGAACTCCATGAAGCGTTCCAGGGCGGCGTCCTCGGTCGGCGCGGTGTAGATGGGCTTGAGCGCCTTCGCGATCTTCTCCCAGTCCTGCCTGGCCGCGTAACGGAAGCTGTTCCGCAGGAGGTGAACCACGCACGTTTGCACGATCGTCGCAGGCCAGACCGTGTTGACCGCGTCCGGAAGACCGGTCAGGCCGTCGCAGACCAGCATCAGCACATCACGGGCGCCCCGGTTCTTGATCTCGGTAAGGACCTGCAGCCAGTACTTGGCGCCCTCGCCGCCGTCGCCGACCCACAGGCCCAGGATGTCCCGATGCCCCTCCGCCGTCACGGCCAAGGCCATGTAGACGGGCCGGTTGGCGACCTGCCCATCCCTGACCTTCACGTTCACGCAGTCGATGAAGACGACCGGATACACGCCTTGAATTCGATCGGTGGTTGCGAACATCCAAGGGGAGATGGTTCGCATGCCTCGTGGAGGAGCCAATCGCATGCCGTCGTCGGCCAGACGGCGGTACTTCGAGCTGCGGCGCAAGGGCCTGAAGGGGGCAGCGGCCGCCCGCCAAGTGGGCGTATCGGTGAGCTGCGGGTCCAACTGGTTCATCGATGCTGGAAGCATGATCATTCCTGACCCTCCCATCTCGCCACGCTTCCTGACCCAGGACGACCGGATCGCCATCGCCGACGGTCTGCGCGCCGGGCGGAGCCCGGTCGTCATCGCCGCCGAGATCGGCAAGAGCGTTTCGACGGTCTACCGGGAGATTGGACGCGGCCGGAAGGAGAACGGGGAGTACGAACCCTGGTGGGCACACAACCAGGCGCTCCTGCGTCGCCAACGCCCCAAAGAAGAGAAACTCCGCGACCACGGACCCCTGCGCGCGGCAGTGCGCGAGAAGCTCGACGAGAAGTGGTCCCCGCAGCAGATTGCTCGACACCTCGCACGCGAGCACCCGAACAACCCTCGCATGCGGGCCTGTCCGGAGACGATCTACCGTGGCCTGTTCGCTGGCCTTCTGGGCAAGCGTGAGGGCCGACTGCGCACCGGACGCACCCGCCGCAAGCGGCAACGCCGTGGCGTCGTCTCACCCAACAAGATCAAGAACATGACGCTCGTCCATGACCGACCCGCCACGGTCAACGATCGTGAAACGCCCGGCGATTGGGAGGGAGACCTCATCATCGGACGCGCTCAGCGGTCCGCTATAGGCACCCTCGTCGACCGCACGACCCGCTTCGTTCGCCTGATCCACCTGCCGCACGGCTGGAAGGCCCAGCCGATGCGCGACGCCCTGGTCTCGCAGACCGCCGATCTGCCACGAGCGTTGCGGCGGACCCTGACCTGGGACCAGGGGCGCGAGCTCGTGCTCCATGAAGAGATAGAGGCCCTCTCCGGCTTCCGGATCTATTTCTGCGATCCTCATTCTCCCTGGCAGCGCGGCACCAACGAGAACATCAACGGGCTGCTGCGGCAGTACTTCCCCAAGGGCACCGACCTTACGGTCCACTCCCTGCGCAACCTGACGGCCGTGGCCCGTCAGCTCAACGAGCGCCCCCGAATGGTCCTGGGAGACCGTACTCCGTCCGAGGTCATGCAAGACTGGGGCATAGCATCACAGTTTCCGTGATTCGCAATCACCGCTAGAAACCGCCCGCTGTCCAGGGGACGGTTCTGCCATTCGGCCATGCCGGCCATCACGCTGTCGGTGATCGTGGAGACAGTGGTCTTGGAGACCTCCGTGCCGTAGACCTCGGCCAGGTGGGCGGAGATCTCGCCGTGGGTAAGGCCCTTCGCGGACAGGGACAGGACCATCTCGTCCACGCCGCCCAGGCGCCGCTGGCGCTTCTTGACCAGCTGCGGTTCGAACGTGCCCGCCCGGTCCCGCGGCACCGCGATCTCCACCGGGCCGACCTCGGTGGTCACGGTCTTGGACCGGTGGCCGTTGCGGTAATTCTCCCGGCCGCCCTCGACCCGTTCACCGGGCTCGTGTCCGAGGTGGTCGGTCAGCTCACCCTCCAGCGCGGACTCCAGCACCTTGCGCGTCAGCTCCGCCAGAAGGCCGCCCTCGCCGGTCAGCTTCACTCCGCCGGCCTGGGCCCGGGCCACCAGTTCGGCAACCAGACTGTCATCCACAGCATCCAGCGCACCCACGGCGGCCTCCCCGGCCTTGATGTCACTCATCACGTCAGTCATCAACTGTCGCTTCCAGCTCGGGAGTTACACCGGTTACCGTACAGACCCCCATGAGGCGACGCGCGACGCTCAGGGCGAGTGCGGGGTCGGGTGTCCGAAAGACGGGATAGGCGATGTCGTTGGACATGCGGCGAGCATGCCACGTTCCGTCACCGCAGGTCATCGCATTTTCGGCGCGGTCGTACGCACGAGTCCGCTCGTGAGGTGAACGCTCGGAAGGCG
This region includes:
- a CDS encoding AAA family ATPase translates to MIADLDYGLLPDESEDHFLGLEQGQLVGTDTLLTTRDNIEAVIEAKAMMCVYGPAGSGKTMSVNSALRHLAPDITHRLELRAGPTPRDIRHGLFQALGLPGEPPARPIEFDTLLKEALAEEFRVLVCDEAQWMKKTGFEFWRHLWDDKRTNIAVIFAGGDGCYKVLRREPMLASRIFIWQEFTRMSKDEVRETIPAFHPVWANVDTVLIDAIDKQAAHGSFRNWANITTHILAGMKKLNLIEVDEDLVRWVYSKIGGM
- a CDS encoding 2OG-Fe(II) oxygenase, with translation MGHGARKQLAELLGDAQRRGDFSTRIEMSARALSIEVDGVGELPLPLRAPVTKKLIAQARQASFGRGEQTLSDTSVRDTWEITPDRITLGGTDWDRTLDGVLDGVRTALGLPPTVVLRAEPHALLVYGKGQFFLPHQDSEKDDSMVGTLVVSLPSHHTGGELVVSHAGRSVVHQASREKLTFAAFYADCLHEVKPVKSGYRVTLTMNLLAERIRPAGEDDGDSVADLAHCLTEHFTEPAEERYAYGRQKAAPPNRLVYLLDHEYTQRGLDWDRLKGADATRTALLRQAAAETDCEAVLALAEVKETWDAHAPYDRYDYYGEVEHYGDCEDEECEGECLLDPDGEPGAERSRSGDFSSYELNELIDDEITLSWWTRPDGTGGEQINLPVAYAEVCATTENKDLTPYQSEYEGYMGNYGNTLDRWYRRAAVVLWPRQRSFTARAEAGSEGALRELQGHLDAGDLDRARTLAQSLAPFWKHHGSGEAAAALFAAALPVAVGLREADTATMLLAPFGVEALG
- a CDS encoding helicase associated domain-containing protein — its product is MPRGHVERIVTGDGRENQEERDLKLGSWISNQRSRAATLPPERVQQLSEIEMRWP
- a CDS encoding IS3 family transposase, which translates into the protein MPLSFVVLAGATVLKLIDEHQDRFGAEPVLRELHIPASTYYRWRRTGHEPCERHRRDAELTERIREIHTDSGGIYGSPRVHAVLKREGTATGRKRIERLMREAGLHGISPRPRGKGFTRRDPAATLAPDLVDRNFTAPAPNRLWVTDLTMITTDEGPLWLSAIRDAFSRRVVAWETSARADADLVLSSLEYALASREVEPGKLIHHADHGC
- a CDS encoding IS3 family transposase, whose protein sequence is MEASMGSVGDSYDNDLAENLWMLIKTECVRGRVFETRAEANLALFEYIDGFYNSRRIQKRLGYLSPIEFEEKHYANQATTEQANVKPRQPALNS
- a CDS encoding helicase associated domain-containing protein — its product is MNSRCLTVMPDLVQAVGRALRMQPGEGKMASLVVPVLLGPGETPDNMLTSRAFGGLAKLLEALRAHDARIVETLAEQQAPSRYKPVERDESGKSTGGIGEGSGGVSAPAKALLKFSTPRDPAALTAFINLRVLNPEHEHWRRGVEAAVIYAREHGDLRVPFTYRVSKGEEAEGVGWPASLANFPLGQWTADCRRFYARGDMDEDRIAQLEKLGMIWSHFDVAWEEGLSAARGWAAEHGHLLAPLDAAHQGYKVGIWLKNARAAARRAQDLEQRQAEGLPV
- a CDS encoding TetR/AcrR family transcriptional regulator, coding for MTRAEAKERNRRALLDAAFQVVSRDGYRAKLEEIAERADLTTGAIYSLFGSKNGLVVALVADYLRPYYEEIEQAVPAGLDLLEAVDAFARYYRRSCDAPDALSRLSLQITLLDMALHDPDLGSQLATSIRSQENHLIAQFTGRPHNGSTVTSQQAQRLTTALRALFVGLSQGVPLGLAPGADEQYFADTARALASEMSLIDHDADASGSVQRTVGLG
- a CDS encoding IS30 family transposase, with protein sequence MPRGGANRMPSSARRRYFELRRKGLKGAAAARQVGVSVSCGSNWFIDAGSMIIPDPPISPRFLTQDDRIAIADGLRAGRSPVVIAAEIGKSVSTVYREIGRGRKENGEYEPWWAHNQALLRRQRPKEEKLRDHGPLRAAVREKLDEKWSPQQIARHLAREHPNNPRMRACPETIYRGLFAGLLGKREGRLRTGRTRRKRQRRGVVSPNKIKNMTLVHDRPATVNDRETPGDWEGDLIIGRAQRSAIGTLVDRTTRFVRLIHLPHGWKAQPMRDALVSQTADLPRALRRTLTWDQGRELVLHEEIEALSGFRIYFCDPHSPWQRGTNENINGLLRQYFPKGTDLTVHSLRNLTAVARQLNERPRMVLGDRTPSEVMQDWGIASQFP
- a CDS encoding transposase, translating into MTDVMSDIKAGEAAVGALDAVDDSLVAELVARAQAGGVKLTGEGGLLAELTRKVLESALEGELTDHLGHEPGERVEGGRENYRNGHRSKTVTTEVGPVEIAVPRDRAGTFEPQLVKKRQRRLGGVDEMVLSLSAKGLTHGEISAHLAEVYGTEVSKTTVSTITDSVMAGMAEWQNRPLDSGRFLAVIANHGNCDAMPQSCMTSDGVRSPRTIRGRSLS